CCGGTGGAAACCGCTCTGTTTTCCGGCGTGATCGAGGCAAAGCTGCTTCTGCTGAAAAACGACCGGCAGGCCATGTTCCGCCTTGCCGATGAACTGATGCAGAAGACGAAGGACGCCGGCCTGCTTCTGCCGCAGGTATATCTTCTGATTTTCCTCGCGCTCGCGAAAAAGGACGAGGGGCACGTTCTGCAGGCGAAGAAGCACCTGAATCTGGCGCTCTCCCTTGCCCTGCCGGACCGGATCTACCTTCCGTTCGCGGAGCATTACCCGGGATTGAGAAGCCTTTTGGAAAGCGCGGAAAAAACAGCCCCCGACCCCGCCGGGATTTCTTCCATCCGCTCCCTGGGGGAACGGTATGAAAGGAACTTAGAGACCGTTCAGGGTGTTCCGTCCCACGTCCTGACCTTCCTGGAACGGCAGTCGGCCCTGCTTTCGCGCGACGGCCTTACCGCAAAAGAAATCGCGGACGCTTTGTTCCTCCCCGCGCCCTTTGTAAAATCAGTTCTGAAAAGCGCCTATGAAAAACTGGACGTCCACTCGAAAACGGAACTGAAGCAAAAAGAGTTCTGAAATGCTCCCACGCAACGGCTTTCCCTCTCTGAACGTGGAGAAAGACAAAACCGCTCTGCCCCTCCATGGAAAAGCTGTATCCATAATATTTTTCGTGAAAATATTGGGAATTTCTCCTTTTTTCCTCTTGCATTGCGCCCTGCTTGCTGGTATCCTATCCTATACCGAATAAGACGAATCGGAGGAATGACTCATGCAGACCGAAAGGAAAGATCTTCTGCAAAGTTACTTTTTTTCCATTCTCGGCGGCCTGATCGGCGCCGCCAGCCTGAATCTGTTCATCATCCCGCTGGGGCTGTTCAGCGGAAATTTTATCGGCATCGCCCAGATGATCGATGCGCTTCTGAGGGAAGGGATGCGGCTGAGCATCCCGGGGAGCTTCAATTTATCGGGCCTGATCCTGTTTCTGATCAACATCCCGCTGATGGTGATCGCGTTCCGCGAAATCAGCCGCACCTTTTTCTTCAAGTCCGTGCTGACCGTATTGTTCCAGTCCGCCGCGATGCTCGTGATTCCGATCCCATCCTCCCCGCTGATCGAGGACATGCTCACATCCAGCATCATCGGGGGGCTGATTTTAGGCCTGGGCGCGGGGCTGACCCTGCGTTCCGGCGGCTCGGGCGGCGGCACCGACATCCTGGGGGTCTATCTGATCAAAAAATTCCCCCATGTGAGCGTCGGGCGCATCTCAATGGTCGTCAGCGCGTTCGTATTCGGCTACTGCCTGATCCGCTACGACCTGAACGTCGTCGTCTACTCGATCATCTTCACCGCCGTTTCCGCAATCACGCTGGACCGGGCCCATTACCAGAACATCAAATCCAGCGCGATCATCTTCACCAGAAACCCGGAGGTCGGCAACACGATCCTGCAGGAGCTGCACCGCGGGGCGACCTGCTGGAACGGCTACGGCGCGTATACGCACGAGCCGACCTATATTTTCATGACGGTCGTTTCCAAATTTGAAACCGCCCGGATCAAAAAGATCGTGCGCGACCTTGACCCGCACTCATTCACCGTCTTCATCGACCATCTGGATGTGAGCGGGAATTTCCTCCGGAAGCTGTGAGCCCGGAAATCATCCGTTAAA
This window of the Ruminococcaceae bacterium BL-6 genome carries:
- a CDS encoding YitT family protein — translated: MQTERKDLLQSYFFSILGGLIGAASLNLFIIPLGLFSGNFIGIAQMIDALLREGMRLSIPGSFNLSGLILFLINIPLMVIAFREISRTFFFKSVLTVLFQSAAMLVIPIPSSPLIEDMLTSSIIGGLILGLGAGLTLRSGGSGGGTDILGVYLIKKFPHVSVGRISMVVSAFVFGYCLIRYDLNVVVYSIIFTAVSAITLDRAHYQNIKSSAIIFTRNPEVGNTILQELHRGATCWNGYGAYTHEPTYIFMTVVSKFETARIKKIVRDLDPHSFTVFIDHLDVSGNFLRKL